From a region of the Lactuca sativa cultivar Salinas chromosome 4, Lsat_Salinas_v11, whole genome shotgun sequence genome:
- the LOC111886239 gene encoding kirola has translation MVLSGKLVKQVAIRLDGDLFYEIYKYKQHRISEMSPGSIKRVDLHDGEWGVVGSVIVWNFIHDGKEKVVKEVIQAIDDGRRSLCFKVIGGDLMQDYKTFLVTIHVDTMGEGNLVTWTFDYEKLKENVEDPHTLMDLCLSVTKDIENSNIVNSN, from the exons ATGGTTCTAAGTGGTAAGCTTGTTAAACAAGTTGCAATCAGACTAGACGGGGATCTGTTTTATGAAATTTATAAATATAAACAACACCGTATATCTGAAATGAGTCCTGGTAGCATAAAACGTGTTGATTTGCATGATGGTGAATGGGGTGTCGTTGGATCAGTCATCGTTTGGAACTTTATCCATG ATGGTAAGGAAAAAGTGGTTAAAGAAGTGATTCAAGCGATCGATGATGGTAGAAGATCGTTGTGTTTCAAGGTGATTGGGGGCGATTTAATGCAGGATTACAAAACCTTCTTGGTAACAATACACGTGGACACCATGGGAGAAGGGAACTTGGTAACTTGGACTTTCGACTATGAGAAACTCAAAGAAAATGTTGAAGACCCACACACTTTGATGGATTTATGCCTTAGTGTCACCAAAGATATTGAGAACAGTAACATCGTTAACTcaaattaa